A portion of the Juglans microcarpa x Juglans regia isolate MS1-56 chromosome 1D, Jm3101_v1.0, whole genome shotgun sequence genome contains these proteins:
- the LOC121256308 gene encoding probable RNA helicase SDE3: protein MDSFGDKWGDECSTIGDKGEIGFIDYKDDESVCSYNSIEEGPIVISAPFPFVGGQPQSVPVAETAADSVTIKNTTGDPVNLWSVSIFASNPENSFKLSLMKPPSANETSKGYVDFFSLEDRMLQPGETLTVWVSCKTEKIGLHTTVVYFDVESERIERVVFILVDDKISQSLASSRPYSRGRRKKQVVVDSAFVAGVRPARKIDRYFKNRLPRYDIPKDVRALLQSKQIPDAVNEGLTPENYTFFFENLIMMEEIQLEEDMRSHDMERIALRKRGNQFLSLEVPGLAERRPSLVQGDHIFVKLSSEYGNDTTPTYQGFIHRVEADEVYLKFDSDFHSHHRDGNLYNVQFTYNRINMRRLYQAIEAAEELEMEFLFPSECFNGRLIETTPLVPISCNLNPEQMCSIEMILGCKGMPPYVIHGPPGTGKTMTLVETILQVYTTRKNARILVCAPSNSAADHILEKILGEKAAHLQENEIFRLNASSRPYEDITPNIIRFCFFDEHIFKCPPLGALLLYRIIISTYMGASLLHAEGVKRGHFSHIFLDEAGQASEPETMIPISKLCKRNTVVVLAGDPLQLGPVIYSKEADSFGLGKSYLERLFESDFYSNGDENYVTKLVRNYRCHPEILYLPSTLFYKGELIACKDDVSSFVDEGNLLPNKDFPVLFFGIQGCDEREGNNPSWFNRIEASKVVEVTRRLTASGNLSEEHIGVITPYRQQVLKLKKAFDSLDMADIKVGSVEQFQGQERQVIIISTVRSTIKHNEFDRTYCLGFLSNPRRFNVAITRAISLLVIIGNPHIISKDLYWNKLLWRCADNNSYQGCALPDREEFVDEDPAQKDCLNCDEENALPPQGAERGQESWQEEYSKPAKDEDEWSDGWK, encoded by the exons ATGGATTCCTTTGGTGATAAGTGGGGTGATGAATGCTCTACTATTGGAGACAAAGGAGAAATCGGGTTTATTGATTACAAGGATGATGAATCCGTGTGTAGTTACAATTCAATTGAAGAGGGTCCTATTGTTATTTCTGCCCCATTCCCTTTCGTAGGGGGGCAGCCTCAATCAGTTCCTGTAGCAGAAACTGCAGCAGATTCAGTTACCATCAAGAATACTACTGGTGATCCCGTGAATCTTTGGTCTGTTTCAATTTTCGCCTCAAATCCCGAGAACTCTTTTAAACTTTCTCTGATGAAGCCTCCATCAGCAAATGAAACCTCTAAAGGCTATGTAGATTTTTTCTCCTTGGAAGACAGGATGCTTCAGCCTGGAGAGACTTTGACTGTATGGGTCTCTTGCAAAACAGAGAAAATTGGCTTGCACACTACGGTTGTATATTTTGACGTGGAGAGTGAAAGGATAGAACGAGTAGTTTTTATCTTGGTTGACGATAAGATCTCACAGTCGTTGGCTTCTTCAAGGCCATATTCAAGAGGTAGAAGAAAGAAACAGGTTGTTGTCGATAGTGCATTTGTTGCAGGTGTGCGTCCTGCGAGGAAGATAGACCGGTATTTCAAAAACAGACTTCCTCGATATGACATTCCAAAGGACGTTAGAGCATTGCTTCAAAGCAAACAGATACCCGATGCTGTCAACGAAGGTCTGACACCGGAGAATTACACTTTTTTCTTCGAAAATCTAATAATGATGGAAGAAATACAACTGGAG GAAGACATGAGGAGTCATGACATGGAACGTATCGCTCTGAGGAAGAGGGGAAATCAATTTTTGTCTCTAGAGGTCCCAGGCCTTGCCGAGAGACGGCCTTCACTTGTCCAAGGGGATCATATTTTTGTCAAGCTTTCCTCTGAATATGGAAATGACACAACTCCTACATATCAG GGTTTTATCCACCGTGTTGAGGCTGATGAAGTTTATCTGAAGTTTGACTCAGATTTTCACTCTCACCATAGAGATGGGAATCTCTATAATGTACAGTTTACGTACAATCGAATCAACATGAGAAGATTATATCAAGCCATCGAAGCTGCAGAAGAATTAGAGATGGAGTTCCTATTTCCATCTGAGTGCTTTAATGGGAGGCTGATTGAAACCACTCCATTGGTGCCTATATCTTGTAATCTTAATCCTGAACAGATGTGTTCAATTGAGATGATCCTTGGCTGCAAAGGAATGCCACCGTATGTGATTCACGGGCCTCCAGGTACTGGTAAGACTATGACACTAGTGGAAACAATCCTTCAGGTATACACAACTCGGAAGAATGCTCGGATTCTTGTTTGCGCACCTTCAAATAGTGCAGCAGACCACATTCTAGAGAAAATCCTTGGGGAAAAGGCTGCTCACCTTCAGGAGAATGAAATATTCAGGCTCAATGCATCTAGCCGTCCATATGAGGATATCACACCTAATATTATCCGCTTCTGCTTCTTTGATGAGCATATCTTCAAGTGTCCTCCCCTTGGTGCCCTCCTGCTATATAGGATCATCATATCAACTTACATGGGTGCCTCTCTTCTACATGCAGAAGGTGTCAAGCGAGGCcacttctctcacattttctTGGATGAGGCTGGCCAAGCTTCAGAACCAGAAACCATGATTCCTATATCTAAACTCTGTAAGCGAAATACAGTTGTTGTTCTTGCTGGAGACCCATTGCAATTAGGTCCAGTAATATACTCAAAAGAAGCAGATAGTTTTGGATTGGGGAAATCCTACTTGGAAAGATTGTTTGAATCTGACTTTTACTCCAATGGGGATGAAAATTATGTGACAAAATTGGTTAGAAACTACCGATGTCACCCAGAAATTCTATATCTCCCTTCAACACTGTTCTATAAGGGAGAATTAATTGCATGTAAAGATGATGTAAGTTCCTTTGTGGATGAGGGGAATCTCCTTCCTAACAAGGATTTCCCTGTTCTTTTCTTTGGTATCCAAGGTTGTGATGAGAGGGAAGGAAATAATCCGTCATGGTTTAACCGGATCGAGGCAAGCAAGGTAGTAGAGGTAACAAGGCGACTGACTGCAAGTGGGAATTTGAGCGAGGAACACATTGGGGTAATAACACCTTATAGGCAGCAAGTGCTCAAACTAAAGAAAGCCTTTGATAGTTTGGACATGGCTGATATCAAGGTTGGAAGTGTTGAACAATTTCAAGGACAAGAAAGGCAAGTCATTATTATATCCACTGTCCGGTCGACGATCAAACACAATGAATTTGACAGGACATATTGTTTGGGGTTTTTGAGCAATCCGAGAAGGTTTAATGTGGCTATTACGCGTGCTATTTCTTTGCTAGTCATAATTGGGAATCCACACATCATCAGCAAG GACTTGTACTGGAACAAGTTATTATGGCGTTGTGCAGACAACAACTCTTATCAGGGTTGTGCACTTCCTGATAGGGAGGAGTTTGTTGATGAGGACCCCGCACAGAAGGATTGCTTGAATTGTGATGAAGAAAATGCTCTCCCCCCTCAAGGAGCTGAACGGGGCCAGGAGTCTTGGCAAGAAGAATATTCTAAACCTGCTAAGGACGAAGATGAATGGTCTGATGGTTGGAAGTAA
- the LOC121256312 gene encoding non-specific lipid transfer protein GPI-anchored 25 — protein sequence MTLRLFPKISKFPTSVIAAFAMPLITLVLAAAAAGPPPSSCTQELVLFSPCLPYISSPPNNLSGTPSENCCNTFSSSLNSSNNGICLCYLVRESSILGFPVNGTRVLSLPLVCPLPREDSSNRTGSLESLCSGSPALPPLRSPTSSGHTNPSGSDANNVTSPLEPGKNSSATPSSPPEFTPPARNSAVEPDTSSSATEPLSSSYSLFPSGVLISLVHTSTHLYSSYILCLALPTYWH from the exons atGACTCTCAGACTTTTCCCAAAGATATCAAAATTCCCCACGTCCGTGATCGCCGCCTTCGCAATGCCGCTTATCACCCTCGTCCTTGCTGCCGCTGCTGCAGGCCCACCACCTTCGAGCTGCACCCAGGAGCTTGTTCTTTTCTCCCCATGCTTGCCCTACATCTCGTCTCCGCCAAACAACCTCTCCGGCACGCCCTCCGAAAACTGTTGCAACACCTTCTCATCGTCTTTAAACTCTAGCAACAATGGAATTTGCCTCTGCTACCTTGTCCGGGAGTCATCCATTCTGGGGTTTCCGGTCAATGGCACCAGGGTGCTCTCTCTACCTTTGGTCTGTCCGCTACCCAGAGAGGACAGTTCTAACAGGACTGGATCTTTGGAGTCACTTTGCTCAG GGTCACCGGCATTGCCTCCTCTCCGGAGCCCAACAAGTTCAGGGCATACAAATCCTTCCGGTTCAG ATGCTAATAATGTTACATCTCCACTGGAGCCTGGGAAGAATTCATCCGCAACACCAAGCTCACCACCCGAGTTTACACCCCCAGCAAGGAACTCAGCTGTAGAACCGGATACAAGTTCATCAGCCACAGAACCACTTTCCAGCAGCTACAGCTTGTTTCCATCTGGTGTACTAATTTCACTTGTTCATACCTCTACTCATCTATACTCATCGTACATCTTATGTTTAGCTTTGCCCACATATTGGCATTAA